A window of Desulfomonilaceae bacterium genomic DNA:
ACTCTGAATCGGCCAGAGGCACGAAACTCATTGAACGAACAATTACTCGATGAGTTAGAGGACGTCTTGGAGCTAATTGGGCGCAATGCAAAGATCAGGGTCGTGATAGTGTCTGGTCACAATGATTTTTTTTGCGCTGGCGCAGATATCCGAATGTTAAAACAGTGGTCCTCGATCTTAGATGCACATTCCTTCTTGGTTAAAGTTCAACGAGTTATTAACAAATTTGAGACAATGCCGCAACCGGTTATAGCAGCGGTTTCAGGAATAGCGCTGGGCGGTGGTACCGAAATCTCTTTAGCCTGTGATCTTCGCATTGCAGCGGAGAATGCGGTTTTTGGACAACCGGAGATTAATCTGGGAATTATCCCTGGGGCTGGTGGAACACAAAGGCTCCCCCGGACAGTCGGCCTAACGATAGCAAAGGAACTGTTGTTCACCGGCCGACGAGTGAAGGCCGAGGAAGCGCTTCAAATAAGACTAATCAATAAAATTACGCCTATGGGGAAACTCATGGACGCTGCCATCGCCTTGGCTCGTCAAATTGCTGAGAAGCCACTCTGGGGCGTAAGGATGACAAAAATGTGCCTGATGGATGGAATGCAAATGAATCTGTCTCAAGCATTAGCCTACGAGGGGAGATGTTTTGAGTTTTTGGTCACAACCGATGATCATAGAGAGGGAGTAGCAGCTTTTCTTGAAAAGCGGAAACCGATTTTTACTGGGAGCTAGGACAAAAAAATACAAACCAAAGAATTTGCAATAGCTATGTAAACCAGAAACGGCATAGTAACCCAGATTACAGGTTGGATAAAACTGTGTGTCTTTATATATCTGGTGTGCTTTGGCAATTCACCTTCCTCGCTTGGTTCAGAGTCGTCCGATTGAG
This region includes:
- a CDS encoding enoyl-CoA hydratase/isomerase family protein produces the protein MQYSTIIYSEDHGIAIITLNRPEARNSLNEQLLDELEDVLELIGRNAKIRVVIVSGHNDFFCAGADIRMLKQWSSILDAHSFLVKVQRVINKFETMPQPVIAAVSGIALGGGTEISLACDLRIAAENAVFGQPEINLGIIPGAGGTQRLPRTVGLTIAKELLFTGRRVKAEEALQIRLINKITPMGKLMDAAIALARQIAEKPLWGVRMTKMCLMDGMQMNLSQALAYEGRCFEFLVTTDDHREGVAAFLEKRKPIFTGS